The Pseudomonas oryzicola genomic sequence AACTCGAGCTGCTCGCGCAGCCCCAGGCGATAAGCCAGTACTATGTCGATCGGATCTGTGCCTCGCCCATCGAGTTCACGCGCGAGCACGTCCTGCTGGGCAAACTGATCGACCTCATCCAGCCGCCACATTTGCCGGCCGAGCCGCAGCAGTGCCTGCTCCTGCCCACCCGTCGCCTGGGTACGGGCCCGCCACACCAGCAAACGCAGCTCCAGGTCGCTGAAACGCAGGGCCACGCTGTCCTGGCAGGTCAACTGCTCGGCGTCATTGAACATCAGCTCGCGCAGCTCGTCCGACCCTCTCATGGCGCGCAGCACCTCCAGCACCCGGCCAGCCAGGTAACGTGCCCCGGTCAGGCGCTGGAAGTCTTCGGTCTCCATCAAGCGTTCAAGCAGGTTGAAGAACTGCGTGGCATCAGGCATGGCTTCCAGGGCCTCCCAGTGGGCGCCGAGCTCGGTACGCAAGCTGACCCCGGCCGCATCCATCCAGCGCAACCGTGCGGGTACCGCCGCCGCGCCACCATCGGCCATTGCGGCAAGCAACACCGTATGCAGCCGCTGGGCTTCGAGCTCGTCAAAAGGGTTACCTCTGAGGTGCACTTCGTACTCCGTCCATAGCCGCGAATCATAGAAACCCTCCGGCATGCTGGTTATGAGGTTGTCGCGAAAATCCACCACCCTCAGGGAGGTGCTTTGGAGGAGTCCATAAGGGACGCTCCGGATACCGGTTTCGGCAAGCCGCAGCTCGCGCAGGCGCGGCAGCCCACTCAACGAGAACGGCCGACCCAAAGGGTTATGCGACAAGTCGACGTACACCAGATTGGGGCAACTGGCCAGAATGGTGGCTTGCCCGGGATCCAGGCTGATGCGGTTTCGCTGCAGGCTCAGACGCTGCAGGTTGGGCATGCGCAGCAGCGCTTGCGGGATCCGGACAAGCCGGTTGCTGGGCATCTCCAGGCCACGGATGTTCGGGAATGCGCGCAGGAAACTCTCGGGCACATCTTCAAGCTGCATATTCTGCAGCGTCAGCGCATTTACATGGGCAAACACCACCTGTTCGGTAAACGTCGGCAGGCTGCTGGTGCGCGTTTCGGCCATGTCCCACCGGTACACCATGCCGGGCCCCACCTCTTGCGCGCCCTCCTCGGTCATCTGTTGCCAGCAACTGCGCAATGCATGACGCAACCGGCGCCGGTTCTCTCGCTCGGTGGTGTTGGTGGCGGCATGAACCCAGCGGCGCAACTGCGTGGTGAGTGCATCGAAGGTCTGCTCGTACTGCTGCAACGTGCGCTCCAGCCCCAGAACCGAGCTGCGCGCCTGTTCTACCCAGGCAAACACCTGGTCATCGGTGAAGGTCGGGTACAGGTAGCGCACGCGGCGCAGGATCGGCCCTGGTCGATACGCGCTTGGCGAGCGGCCGGGTAGGCGCCCGCTCAAGGGGTAGCCGATACGGCCGTCCGCCAGCCGGGTGGGCAGGTGCAGCCCCGACGTGGGCGAAGGGCTGAGCAGTTGCTCGACAGCCTGACGCCTGGCCAGGGCTTGGCGCGTGAGCAGCACCCGCAGGTTATGGGCAAAAGGCTCAGGCACCTGCAGGGCTGCGCGCAGGTCATCGCCATAGGCATGGCTGATGACCTCGAACAGCTCGCCCGCCTCGCCAACGGCCAGCCCTTGCGGGTCGATACGCTGGAACAGCCCGTTGTCGAAGACCAGGTCGCAGGCCGGGCTACCCGCCTGCATCGTCGCAACCGGTACAGTGCGTTCCCCGCCATTGAACAGCCGCCAGCGTATCCCGTCGCTGGCCGCCGGCAAATGCTCGAGCATCGCCAGCACAACGCGGGCAAGGTCGAGGTTTTGCGGGGTATCCCAGTGCAGCGCTTCGAACACCCGCACCATGCGCACGTCAGTCAGTCGCTGCCTGGCGGCCTCGGCCAGGCGTAACGAGATGCGCCCGGTCAGTTGCAGGCGTTCCCGGTCCGCTGCACTGGCCTTGGCCAGCAACGCTTGTGCGGCACGCCAATGAAGCCCCGGGAACACGCGCCGCAGCGCCATGACATCAGGGTCGCCTGCCACTACCTGGGCTTCAGCCTGATAGACCTGCTCGAACAACCTCCGCCGCTGGGCCCAGGCCAGGTCCGCCAGGGCTTGCCCGGAAAGGCCCGCACTCCCTGCAAGGCCGTCGAGCTGCGCCCGCACCACACTGTCTTCGGGCGGCTGCCCGGCCCGCAAGCGGGCCACCAATGTACGAATCCGCTGGTCTATCAGCACCCGCTGGGCGCTGTCGACTACTCCCGGCTCGGGCGCGCGTCCCAGTACATGCCAGGCGCGTAGCTGGTCGCTGTCCAGGTCGTGGATGCCCAGCACTTCGTCAATCTGCTCGTCCTGTAACTGCGCCAGTTGGCCACCCAGGCGCCTGAACAGGTAGCGAGGCGCATCCCACTGCATCGGCTGTTCGTACCAGAGCCTCCAGGCGCCGGCACCATTGTGCACCAGCAGCGGCCCGTGGCCGTTGCGCGGCCGCAATTGCCAGCAGCCATCGGTACTGCGCTGCACCACCCGGTAGAAGTGCTCATCGATGACTACCCAGGTGCGCTCCCCGTGGCGCCACACACCTTGCGCATCACTCACCGCATCGGCAGGTGGCGACTCGCCACGAAAGGCTGCCAGGTCACCGTCCCATAAACACACGGTGCCATCCTCCAGGCGCGCCTGGGGCATGCAGTCGACCCGCAGCGAGCGCTGCCACAGGCGCCGTGCCGCGCCCAGTGCGGTGCCTGTGGCAGCGATCACGGCCAGGTCGGTGGCCACCTCGGTGATGTGGTCCAGTGCTTCACGGACATCCCCCTCCTGCCACGCCGCCACCGACTGAAACACATCATCCAGCCATTTCCAGGCAAGCATGGCCACCAGCACGGTCCCCAGTGCGGGCAGGTAAAGACTGGCAGCGCTCAGAACGGTCAGCCCCAGCGCCTTCAGGCGTTGCTCGTACGCCAGCTGGACCTGCCGGTCCAGCTTCGCGACAGGGGGCGCGAACACCTCGGCATCATCCTTGACCTGAGCAACGCGCAGTGCCGCGAGGTGTTTGAACACATAAGCCCCCATAGGCTGCATGCGTTCGTGAAGGTCGATGTTGGCCCATGTCGTCAGGTCGTCGTAGCCCGCCTCGATGTGCGAAAAAAACGCCTGGCTGTCACGTGCCCGTACGAAGCGAGCGAAAAACTGCCGGTAGCTGGCCATTCGCAAGCGCTGCCCCAGCACACGCCGGGCAAACTGCTGCAGATCGTCATGGGCGCTCCACGCGCCGTGAGGGTCACCCGGGATATGCACCAGCACGCGCCTGGTACTGGTATGCAGCGGGGCAAAGGTTTCATCGCGAACGTCGAGCACCACGATCTGCTGCAGCGGGCAACCCAGCACTTCAAGGCGCTTGCCCAGTACCCGTGTGTCATTGAGCTGGGATAACCAGCCGTCACGCCAGAGTTTGACCAGCAATTCAAGCTCTGCTTCGTCGAGCACACCCGCATGGTGAGCCTGCATGGCATCGATCAGCATGCCGTGACGCACGCTGTCTGCCAGCAACGCCTTGCTCTGCGGCGTTGCCAGGTAGCTGTCCAGATGCTGCTGGTAACGCTCACCCAGGTCCAGTTCGCGAACCAGGCTGGCGAAAGCCACGGCACTGGGCGACTCCAGTGGCGTGCCGTCGGCCTGATAGAGGCCACAGCCCGGCGCCTGGCCAGCGGCCTTTGCTTCAGCAGCAGCAAAGCCGTGCAACGCTGCCTCGAGCAGGGGAATCTGGTAATAGACCCGTTGGGTCAAAGGCACGCGAATCGGCGCATAGGTGCTCAGCGGCTTTTCAAATGCCGTACGCATCCACAAATGGCCAAGGTCGTGATCCAAGCCATAGCGGGCCTGCAGTGCCTGGCTCAGCAAGGGTGTGGCGAAGCGATCGATCGGCACAATCTGCTGCAACAAGGCCTGCAAGCGGTATCGGCAGTCCAGGCTGCCCCTCAGTGCCTGGCACAGGACCCTCATGTGCTCGGGCTTGCCCGGGCGCATCCAGCCGGGCAAGCGCTTGGCGATGATGGCGTCCTGCTCGGCTTGTTCGAGCAGGTCGTGTGTGGCTTGCAAATTACCCATGATGCCGCCTCCGCGTGCTGAGAAAACGCAAGGCTATCGACGGACGAGCCCCCCAGGTGCCTAGCGGATTACCACCTGCTGCACCGGCAAGGGCTGTACCCGGGCACCGCTACCTCGGCGCAGCCACAGGCATCATCACCGCCGTCAGGTGGCGGCCCAACGCCTCCCGTGTCAGTTGTTTGGTCACATTGAGTTCCCACTGCTGCACGCGCTCCTGAAGCCGATCGATGTCCGCTTGCGCGGCGTTACGCTCGACCAGCGCTTCCAGTTCGGCATGGAAGAAATGTGGTGTGCTCAGGCGCGTCGCGAAGGCGCGTGCCAGGTGCTCCTTCCAGAACGGTGTGGTCGAGAGATAATCGACCAGTGCGTCCCTGGACTGGGCAACCCGCACCAGCTGCGCGGCGGCATCGATATCCGCCGGCGACAGGTTGGCAACGCCGGGGTTGAGCATTTCGTCGTGCTCGACAGGCAGGTCCAGCGCGTCGGCCAGCGCCAGTCGGTAGGCCAGTGCGAACTCCAGCGACTCCTCAGGCCGGCCGGCGCGCACAGCGTGCAAGCTACCCACTTGGTCCAGGGTATCCAACCGCCAGCATTGCCCGCCCAGGTGCAACAGCGCCCGCTCAGGGTCGTCGGCCACGCTGCCGTGCAGCGCTTTCCATTTGCGCATGCGTACTTCCAGATCGCTGAAGCGCAAGGTTGCATTGTCCTGGCAATGCTCGGTCAGCGCATGTGCGTACAGTTCCGTGCGCAGCAGAGGTTGTTCATTCATCGACACCAGCATGCGCAGCACCCTGAGGGCCAGGTAGCGCGCCAGGAACTCGTGCTGGAAATCGGCCGAACCGGTCAAACGCTGCAGCAGGTGAAAGAAGTCTCTCGACGCCTCCTGGCCATTGAGCTTGCCCCAGATATCGGCCATGCGATCGCGTTCAGCGGGTTGCACCAGGTCGGTCCAGCGCAGCATCGTCGGCACTTGGTCTTCGACTACCTCATGCCAGGAATCCTGGTCGCGCAGCAACGGGTTACCTGCAAGCCAGACCCGCCCCGCGTGCCACAAGTCCGAGCGATAGAACCCGTAGGGCAAGGTGCGGATCGCGTTGTGGCTCACATCCAGCGTATGAAGGTGCGGTGCCTCCATGACCCCGGCCGGCATCTGCGTCAACCGCGCGCCCCGCAGCATCAAGGCATTGAGCCGGGGCATGCCTGTCACTGACAGCGCACTGCTCAGCGGGTTGTGGGACAGGTTGAGGTAAACCAGCGAGCGGCAGGCCTGCAACAGGGCTGGCATACCCCCCTCGGGCCCGATCTGGTTGTTCGACAGGTCCAGCACCTGCAGGCGCTCGGCCATGGCCTGGGTCAACGCCAACGTACGCAGTCGGCAATTGCTGATGTGCAACGTGCTCAGCGTGGAGAAGGCGTGCAGAAACGTGTGCGGCACGGTGGTTATCTGCAGTGATCGCAAAGCCAGGTCCGACACATGCGCGAAGCTGACCGTCGCCGGGATCGCCGGCAGGGCATCCAGATCACTGTTGTAGCAACTCAGCAAATAGCCGCGGCCCGCCTCTACAGCCCTCAGCTGTTTGGGCACCAGGTAGCGCCAGCAGTCAATGAGCCCCCGGGCGAACTCGCGGCGTGCCTTCCAGGCCCAGGCCTTGACCGTGCCCACCTGCCAGCTCTTCAGGGTTCGCCGCAAGGTCGCCAGCTGTTGCTTCAGCTCGGCCAGTTCCGTCGCTGGGTCACGTTGCGACGCTCGCAACCGTTCCAGCCAGTGCTCGACTTCGTCATCGTCGAAACCCGGATAAAGGTCACGCAGTTCGGCGGCCAGGTTCCTGACCACTGCCCGGTCGAGCCCCAGACACTGGCGCCAACCACTCAACGGGTAACCGATGCGGCCGTTGGCCAGGCGTAACGGCATGAACATGCTGCCATTCGAGGGCTTGATGCCAAGCACCTCGGCAATCACGTCCCGCTGTCGCGCCACTTGCCGTGCCAGCTCGTTGCGTAGCTGCAAGGCGAACGGTCTGCCAATGGCCAATGCCGCACGCTGCTCACGGGTATACCCGCTGGCGATCTGCTGGAACAACTCACCGGCAGGGCCCAACGGCCCCTGGTCATCGCTGAGGTGGAACAGGCCATCCCGGTACCTGAGCTGCAACTGCCGCCCGCTCCCCCGTGTACTGAGCAGCGGCGCGCCGGCGTCACCGTCGAACAATTGCCAGCGCGGGCCGGTGTCCGCGTCAGGCACGCGCTCGAGCATGCCCAGGGTGAAGCGCGCAAGGTCGAGGGTTTGCGGCGTGTCGAACAACAGGGCTTCGTGTACACGTATGCAACGGATGCGTTTGACCAGTGTCGCTGCCGAGAGCAACAGGTCGTCCGGGCTTGCCGTGCGCAGCAGGTGTTCCGCCGCCAGCCGGTGCAGGCTGGCAAAATCGCGCTGTAATGCCTGCGTATCCTCCGTCAGAGGGTACTGTTCGTAGTACAACTGCCCCAGCAA encodes the following:
- a CDS encoding NEL-type E3 ubiquitin ligase domain-containing protein, with amino-acid sequence MGNLQATHDLLEQAEQDAIIAKRLPGWMRPGKPEHMRVLCQALRGSLDCRYRLQALLQQIVPIDRFATPLLSQALQARYGLDHDLGHLWMRTAFEKPLSTYAPIRVPLTQRVYYQIPLLEAALHGFAAAEAKAAGQAPGCGLYQADGTPLESPSAVAFASLVRELDLGERYQQHLDSYLATPQSKALLADSVRHGMLIDAMQAHHAGVLDEAELELLVKLWRDGWLSQLNDTRVLGKRLEVLGCPLQQIVVLDVRDETFAPLHTSTRRVLVHIPGDPHGAWSAHDDLQQFARRVLGQRLRMASYRQFFARFVRARDSQAFFSHIEAGYDDLTTWANIDLHERMQPMGAYVFKHLAALRVAQVKDDAEVFAPPVAKLDRQVQLAYEQRLKALGLTVLSAASLYLPALGTVLVAMLAWKWLDDVFQSVAAWQEGDVREALDHITEVATDLAVIAATGTALGAARRLWQRSLRVDCMPQARLEDGTVCLWDGDLAAFRGESPPADAVSDAQGVWRHGERTWVVIDEHFYRVVQRSTDGCWQLRPRNGHGPLLVHNGAGAWRLWYEQPMQWDAPRYLFRRLGGQLAQLQDEQIDEVLGIHDLDSDQLRAWHVLGRAPEPGVVDSAQRVLIDQRIRTLVARLRAGQPPEDSVVRAQLDGLAGSAGLSGQALADLAWAQRRRLFEQVYQAEAQVVAGDPDVMALRRVFPGLHWRAAQALLAKASAADRERLQLTGRISLRLAEAARQRLTDVRMVRVFEALHWDTPQNLDLARVVLAMLEHLPAASDGIRWRLFNGGERTVPVATMQAGSPACDLVFDNGLFQRIDPQGLAVGEAGELFEVISHAYGDDLRAALQVPEPFAHNLRVLLTRQALARRQAVEQLLSPSPTSGLHLPTRLADGRIGYPLSGRLPGRSPSAYRPGPILRRVRYLYPTFTDDQVFAWVEQARSSVLGLERTLQQYEQTFDALTTQLRRWVHAATNTTERENRRRLRHALRSCWQQMTEEGAQEVGPGMVYRWDMAETRTSSLPTFTEQVVFAHVNALTLQNMQLEDVPESFLRAFPNIRGLEMPSNRLVRIPQALLRMPNLQRLSLQRNRISLDPGQATILASCPNLVYVDLSHNPLGRPFSLSGLPRLRELRLAETGIRSVPYGLLQSTSLRVVDFRDNLITSMPEGFYDSRLWTEYEVHLRGNPFDELEAQRLHTVLLAAMADGGAAAVPARLRWMDAAGVSLRTELGAHWEALEAMPDATQFFNLLERLMETEDFQRLTGARYLAGRVLEVLRAMRGSDELRELMFNDAEQLTCQDSVALRFSDLELRLLVWRARTQATGGQEQALLRLGRQMWRLDEVDQFAQQDVLARELDGRGTDPIDIVLAYRLGLREQLELPVLTSGMTFRTLAQVGARQLAQAQNWVLANETGERLASSLIVRDFWQAHLRAAYATRFELLDAPFHERVEALQGDFNLPEAERLAEINRVAGERQAAERELMMTLTLDALDRQAEQAAA
- a CDS encoding NEL-type E3 ubiquitin ligase domain-containing protein: MQNRLNPTRALPTTLDLERGFQDGILARRLPAWLSGLNLVSPDSAPQPPSSVTAEQLTTLLQALQDSFDCHQRLQRQLAPLQGIRALCKPLLQRALQEKLHALHDPDTLFYRHTYFTVSPDSELATGHLAQQEKNHYDIALVDAALANFTEDEARPGTLPRSDCLVDAAGVMVPGVSAPALAKLCRQLDLGERYQEHLDTVLYPPARGTEGVQATLKAQLVSNMQVDAFKAMAGAALTAAELALVLGLCSSGEPGRFAGDPVAARRLQAFGCTLEQIIVLHVTRTTLGFTSTRRVLVYLPGDPVCPWCAAPDLDTFVRRTLGKRLADPQYQHFFRRFLRLRDQAGFFARVTAELADVTEAASRDMEQYLVDCALPLFDHQAQARIDVIKDDAAFIAVPVRMIDSGVQQAQRERLEAGAWAAAGVAGLFVPLIAAVMVAATAWDMLKAAFHALESWREGDTRAALQHLLDVARTLITAGITSVLGGAVTRKTDLVEQLVTARLEDGSEKLWRFDLAPFRTTPPALQAQPDAAGVYRLGERCWVNMQGYFYEVVQGDDEQWRLLPRQGHGPQLRHNGAGAWRVWCEQPLEWDDTHAMFRRLGGEFRQLEDDQIDHVLAIHGMEPDDLRGLHVCGQAADACVVDTVSRIRLANRIKALVSQLRAGGPVADTALLARAQRWQGTGDVANDELADYLWNRRRSLLGQLYYEQYPLTEDTQALQRDFASLHRLAAEHLLRTASPDDLLLSAATLVKRIRCIRVHEALLFDTPQTLDLARFTLGMLERVPDADTGPRWQLFDGDAGAPLLSTRGSGRQLQLRYRDGLFHLSDDQGPLGPAGELFQQIASGYTREQRAALAIGRPFALQLRNELARQVARQRDVIAEVLGIKPSNGSMFMPLRLANGRIGYPLSGWRQCLGLDRAVVRNLAAELRDLYPGFDDDEVEHWLERLRASQRDPATELAELKQQLATLRRTLKSWQVGTVKAWAWKARREFARGLIDCWRYLVPKQLRAVEAGRGYLLSCYNSDLDALPAIPATVSFAHVSDLALRSLQITTVPHTFLHAFSTLSTLHISNCRLRTLALTQAMAERLQVLDLSNNQIGPEGGMPALLQACRSLVYLNLSHNPLSSALSVTGMPRLNALMLRGARLTQMPAGVMEAPHLHTLDVSHNAIRTLPYGFYRSDLWHAGRVWLAGNPLLRDQDSWHEVVEDQVPTMLRWTDLVQPAERDRMADIWGKLNGQEASRDFFHLLQRLTGSADFQHEFLARYLALRVLRMLVSMNEQPLLRTELYAHALTEHCQDNATLRFSDLEVRMRKWKALHGSVADDPERALLHLGGQCWRLDTLDQVGSLHAVRAGRPEESLEFALAYRLALADALDLPVEHDEMLNPGVANLSPADIDAAAQLVRVAQSRDALVDYLSTTPFWKEHLARAFATRLSTPHFFHAELEALVERNAAQADIDRLQERVQQWELNVTKQLTREALGRHLTAVMMPVAAPR